The following proteins are encoded in a genomic region of Colletotrichum higginsianum IMI 349063 chromosome 9, whole genome shotgun sequence:
- a CDS encoding Major facilitator superfamily transporter, which translates to MTTRADVESDREKQPEDLVNEVPESSSSSTAEEAKPNPPLYWKLIAVVLISCISFGSSWSSGITGALKSTLKKELDINNKQFSLLEASEDFMVTLLILFSGILTDRIGGAGAMLYGNIIYSIGSIIVAAAAQVRSFKLMIGGRVILALGDIATQVAQYKVFSSWFSPNNGFASTLGLELGIKKIGGFVGKSSANIIAKNTGNFAWVFWVSVFMNVFTNVLTLVFYRFNGIAHKKFGNVTDPATGEKLTEKSKKFEPKKVLELPWVFWTIMAFSLFQTSTAVVFTQNATELAEKRFNTDSITAGWYSATLQYAGFFLVPCIGAFIDILGNRITLLAICGTGVFLAMGLVNWATDTKGTAAAFGIYAVAFTLGPTTIIDSIRTSMWHGSTFGSAYAVKVAMNNAMNIIVRVVTGAIQDADNDSYDRVVIVYVVLAAASVLVSIMLVGLSWWSVDLGNLQWTRKQRIKNGELWNERKRAFYEDNGARNKLISKSCFGALIMLILGAWSAYFWGVATGNNS; encoded by the exons ATGACGACCCGCGCAGATGTCGAGTCCGACAGGGAGAAGCAGCCCGAAGACCTCGTCAATGAGGTCCCCGAGTCgtcaagctcctcgaccgccgaggaggcgaaACCGAACCCCCCGCTGTACTGGAAactcatcgccgtcgtcctcatctCCTGCATCAGCTTCGGCTCATCATGGAGTTCGGGCATCACCGGCGCCCTCAAGTCGACGCTCAAGAAGGAgctcgacatcaacaacaagcaaTTCTCGCTGCTCGAAGCCAGCGAGGACTTCATGGTCACCCTCCTGATTCTCTTCAGCGGAATTCTGACCGACAGGATTGGGGGAGCCGGGGCCATGTTGTATG GTAACATTATCTACTCCATCGGCTCCATCATcgttgccgctgctgctcagGTCCGCTCTTTCAAGCTCATGATCGGCGGCCGGGTGATCCTCGCGCTCGGCGATATCGCGACGCAGGTGGCCCAGTACAAGGTCTTCAGCTCCTGGTTCTCGCCCAACAACGGCTTCGCCTCGACcctgggcctcgagctcggcatcAAGAAGATtggcggcttcgtcggcaAGTCGTCGGCCAACATCATCGCCAAGAACACGGGCAACTTCGCCTGGGTCTTCTGGGTGTCGGTGTTCATGAACGTCTTCACCAACGTGCTCACCCTCGTCTTCTACCGCTTCAACGGCATCGCCCACAAGAAGTTCGGCAACGTCACGGACCCGGCGACGGGCGAGAAGCTCACGGAGAAGTCCAAGAAGTTCGAGCCGAAGAAGGTCCTGGAGCTGCCCTGGGTATTCTGGACCATCATGGCCTTCTCGCTCTTCCAGACCAGCACCGCCGTTGTCTTTACCCAGAACGCCACGGAACTGGCCGAGAAGAGATTCAACACCGACTCCATCACTGCCGGTTGGTACTCGGCGACTCTGCAGTACGCCGGGTTCTTCTTGGTGCCGTGCATCGGTGCCTTTATTGACATTCTGGGCAACCGTATCACTTTGC TCGCCATTTGTGGTACTGGAGTCTTTTTGGCTATGGGCCTTGTCAACTGGGCTACCGACACCAAGGGAACGGCTGCTGCCTTTGGCATCTACGCGGTTGCTTTCACTCTTGGCCCTACTACAATCATCGATAGTATCCGGACCTCCATGTGGCATGGATCAACCTTTGGCTCCGCGTATGCCGTGAAGGTCGCCATGAACAATGC CATGAACATCATCGTCCGTGTCGTGACCGGCGCCATCCAGGACGCCGACAACGATAGCTACGACCGTGTTGTCATCGTCtacgtcgtcctcgccgctgcGTCGGTTCTGGTGTCCATCATGCTGGTCGGGCTGTCGTGGTGGTCTGTCGACCTCGGAAACCTGCAGTGGACCAGGAAGCAGCGCATCAAGAACGGCGAGCTGTGGaacgagagaaagagggcATTTTACGAGGACAACGGAGCGCGCAACAAGCTCATCTCCAAGAGCTGCTTCGGCGCCTTGATCATGCTGATCCTGGGCGCTTGGTCGGCGTACTTCTGGGGTGTCGCCACTGGCAACAACTCATAG
- a CDS encoding Argininosuccinate lyase, producing the protein MGYGVSPEDLPVPGRDTFFWLGEINKASAVINSDEGLLDRAAAIRIASGLQKLLDSANEPNAPRPSLVITFEPLLIQAAGVEATLLHAGRSSQDMLTTVSTMVLRDAVLKLASQLHDTTRRLVDMAETHATTLVPNYTNGVAAQPNSYGHYLLGHVAGLHRDAERLRQCYTRLDRCAMGTTVLNGTSWPLNRERMAQYLGFAKVVDNAYDAAQISAAEMPVELGAIASQVALHAGAYIQDVMAQYSQPKPWILLREGGYNTYVSSAMPQKRNPGLLNNTRAEASRVVTLGVGRAIQGHNLPPGMVDAKGLADNLAVLNGATRVLRDWQRILDALVIDGKRSLKELDLDWTASQELADVLMREHNVPFRVGHHFASEVVRYAKAEDLCPSEFPFAEASRIFADTLKHTNLENGGFRFLSEDEFREALDPAGIVNRRATSGGPQPKEMERMIGGSKKILEDLEVWIQERRAHIEDSLHGLDVAFKLLLEV; encoded by the coding sequence ATGGGCTACGGAGTCTCTCCCGAGGACCTCCCGGTGCCCGGCCGGGACACGTTCTTCTGGCTGGGCGAGATCAACAAGGCCAGCGCCGTCATCAACTCGGACGAAGGGCTTTTGGACCGAGCTGCGGCTATTCGAATAGCCAGCGGCCTCCAAAAGTTACTGGACTCCGCCAACGAACCAAACGCCCCCCGTCCGAGTCTCGTCATCACCTTTGAGCCTCTGCTCATCCAAGCAGCCGGGGTCGAAGCCACTCTCCTTCACGCTGGGCGGTCCAGTCAGGACATGCTCACCACCGTTTCGACCATGGTTCTCCGCGATGCAGTGCTGAAACTTGCCTCGCAACTTCATGACACAACTAGGCGTCTGGTCGACATGGCCGAGACTCACGCTACAACCCTCGTGCCGAACTACACCAACGGAGTCGCGGCCCAGCCCAACTCGTATGGCCACTACCTACTAGGTCACGTTGCGGGGCTTCATCGGGATGCGGAGAGACTGAGGCAGTGCTACACGCGACTGGACCGTTGTGCCATGGGCACCACCGTGCTCAACGGCACGAGTTGGCCGCTGAACCGCGAGCGCATGGCCCAGTATCTCGGTTTCGCAAAGGTCGTCGACAACGCCTACGACGCGGCGCAGATCAGCGCCGCCGAGATGCCGGTCGAGCTCGGGGCGATCGCGTCCCAGGTCGCGCTCCACGCCGGCGCGTACATCCAGGACGTCATGGCGCAGTACTCCCAGCCGAAGCCGTGGATCCTCCTCCGCGAGGGCGGCTACAACACGTACGTCTCAAGCGCCATGCCGCAGAAGAGAAACCCCGGTCTGCTGAACAACACGCGGGCGGAGGCGTCCAGGGTCGTAaccctcggcgtcggccgggcTATCCAGGGGCACAACTTACCCCCGGGCATGGTCGATGCGAAGGGTCTGGCGGACAACCTTGCCGTGCTCAACGGCGCAACGCGGGTTCTGCGTGACTGGCAACGCATTCTTGACGCgctcgtcatcgacggcaaACGGTCGCTGAAAGAGCTGGATCTCGACTGGACTGCCTCTCAGGAGTTGGCGGATGTCCTGATGCGGGAGCACAACGTGCCGTTTCGGGTTGGACACCACTTTGCGTCTGAGGTTGTCAGATACGCGAAAGCCGAGGACCTATGCCCGAGCGAGTTCCCCTTTGCGGAGGCGTCCAGGATATTTGCCGACACGCTGAAGCACACGAACCTCGAGAACGGCGGGTTCCGGTTCCTGAGTGAGGACGAGTTTCGAGAGGCGCTGGATCCTGCTGGGATCGTCAACCGAAGAGCTACCTCCGGAGGCCCGCAGCCCAAGGAGATGGAACGTATGATAGGCGGCTCGAAGAAGATCTTGGAGGATCTCGAAGTCTGGATCCAGGAGCGACGGGCACACATTGAGGACTCGTTGCACGGATTAGACGTGGCGTTCAAATTGCTGCTTGAAGTCTGA
- a CDS encoding Kynurenine formamidase: protein MASAKTTTYRYGPNVLQTYDVYIPSAFGNEAVAAKKHWLVWIHGGFYRDFAQNSTGINAAIASLEANSSDVLATQVAGIASLNYRLSALPGVQPNNTPPNELQNARWPDHLTDAVAALKDLNEHYPIDGNYVLSGHSVGAQISFFAALETLNDPSVPKPAAVLGISGIYDYPQLHVTHPSYDSLVLNAMRQDQLVEASPAKVDAGRYAALDVEAFILAHSRDDGLVPWDQLEAIEATLGSLPELKSKTYVVELQGAHNDIWRGGVALAKAFTETLALLGARP, encoded by the coding sequence ATGGCCTCGGCAAAAACGACCACGTACCGATACGGCCCCAACGTTCTCCAGACGTACGACGTTTACATCCCGTCCGCGTTCGGAAACGAGGCCGTTGCAGCCAAGAAGCACTGGCTCGTCTGGATCCACGGGGGTTTCTACCGCGACTTCGCCCAGAATTCGACGggcatcaacgccgccatcgcctctCTCGAGGCCAACAGCTCAGACGTGCTCGCGACCCAGGTCGCTGGCATTGCCTCGCTCAACTATCGCCTCTCCGCCCTCCCCGGCGTCCAGCCCAACAACACCCCGCCCAACGAGCTGCAGAACGCGAGGTGGCCGGACCACCTgaccgacgccgtcgccgcgctgAAGGACCTGAACGAGCACTACCCGATCGACGGCAATTACGTCCTCTCGGGACACTCTGTCGGCGCCCAGatctccttcttcgccgccctcgagacCCTTAACGACCCTTCCGTCCCCAAGCCCGCGGCCGTCTTGGGCATCAGCGGCATCTATGACTACCCGCAGCTCCATGTCACCCACCCGAGCTACGACTCTCTCGTCCTCAACGCCATGAGGCAGGACCAGCTGGTGGAGGCGAGCCCGGCCAAGGTGGACGCCGGGAGGTATGCGGCCCTGGACGTGGAGGCCTTCATCTTGGCGCACAGTAGAGACGATGGACTCGTTCCGTGGGATCAGTTGGAGGCAATCGAGGCGACTTTGGGGAGCCTGCCCGAGCTCAAGAGCAAGACCTATGTCGTCGAGCTCCAGGGGGCCCACAACGACATCTGGCGGGGAGGTGTGGCGCTTGCGAAGGCGTTCACGGAAACGCTGGCTCTGTTGGGAGCGCGCCCTTGA
- a CDS encoding Ankyrin repeat-containing protein → MRLSVARSDLPFLSGLTILIFPVYHKIGVGGHDTADSMAELNRALYNVAWIAPLEIEAQAALHMLDERHHGRFTVARGDDYVFHAGTLCGHNVVIATLPAGQEYGTGSAAALAGQLKKSFPNLWFGLLVGVAAGLPDHRADPPRDIRLGDVLVALPVGNSAGLVAYDLGKETGAEGFQPLRFGHVLAETETVVRSAIGSIKLRAPHDADALLEHYDGMKHKEHATGTFADPGMHNDKLYGINGLGDEEEIIRDTRPPAKRTRVWYGPIGSGDKLMRNSRQGNELRDKYGVIGLEMEAAGTMNRIPVGVIRGVCDYADEHKNKDWQPYAAAMAAAYAKAILCEIPPERGARLGEGTEPVRKGFPCHSRPSQSRPESRQSRWPEFQNERPALSSRLLERHDIPSCLMSNSDTWSTSGRDTPFTLVVYGLAGAGKSQICLKGIADNEQKFQSIFYVDASNRVSADSNFLEISQICAIQNSWDGIELDHRIRLTRAWLGARKEPWLLIFDNADASEVKLSRYIPTSGPGIIIITTTDERLANYGNNFCKVDPMDKNHATKLLMSYKRPDTTLTSEEHKAAETLAVNLLGGLPLAIAQAGSYIFNKRCTYTEYCREFVESPSVSLDYDYQSMQWSGHSGTVWTTFIISLRRIQLLPERGTREAVELLRTLSFLHNEGIQKRFFQKAWENMVLAPTWAKHLPLLDQKSPRWDTPDVQAAFEILCRYSLITCQSQQNQEYSVHRLVHTICRESLSDSEQQKYTSAAISLIALALLDIQTPLTWIYNPSGFELENALVPHIRASAIERVGTMLRSQDDQAFKLKAAMIMRMSKACSATGLFWDARVLARGIHETLMTRGRTIREFPGSLQAVEQLASCEAQLENHETALKLRFELHVEYTRRKKQGDDSCVAMMNLADSLWMTGRKQEAMEMAREAMKRRQAALSSNDPRLLRTRRKVAEYLHGTNKRREALELREKILRESHTRENASEVEQLDNLATKNAMADSYHWDGQLLKALDLRREIYEGRLKTLGAHHPDTLLAHDSLLGTRCAFVKRNEEKREILQMRKRSVKAWKHIRGDGHPYTLEARVNLGRCYSSLSQWDEALDELTAVLDIRKKAFEKEKTTATTIPYLSSMGSVANVLTKMGYLTMALERREEAFQTARQCEHLLEIGILSKAENSYINCCRSQATGDFEKLAVLRQRQDLLEKLLAADRSEDDVSALRTMSLLATDLQDLGHIDDAFSVRMVLLETQRHALGAENRETLRNKRKIALLIFGHDPKLRQGYEEGLSRMKMVEEAESRLMGDDHKKTRRTMFELLDMYKRAKKHKEARDLRARLERSTRGKADREPRNSPAKEKLPARSNRARVSGDGERSHSSPGASSGSEESSSDTNFPESGSESCSADSCSEEPCSEEPGSEESGSELDVGRPVSPTASSLSSEASLWASDYTDDDVVVVRNDTVDWVDVREGVSV, encoded by the exons ATGCGCCTCTCAGTGGCTCGCTCAGACTTG CCATTTCTTTCCGGCCTAACAATCCTAATCTTCCCAGTCTATCACAAAATCGGAGTCGGTGGGCACGACACCGCCGACTCGATGGCTGAGCTGAACCGCGCTCTCTACAATGTAGCATGGATCGCCCCTCTGGAAATCGAGGCTCAGGCAGCCTTGCACATGCTGGACGAGAGGCATCACGGTCGTTTCACCGTGGCAAGAGGCGACGACTACGTTTTCCATGCGGGAACTTTGTGCGGACacaacgtcgtcatcgccacgCTTCCCGCTGGCCAGGAATATGGAACGGGATCAGCAGCCGCCCTCGCGGGGCAGCTGAAGAAGTCGTTCCCCAACCTTTGGTTCGGGCTCCTGGTTGGAGTCGCCGCCGGTCTTCCTGACCACCGAGCAGATCCACCGCGCGACATCCGGCTCGGCGATGTCCTCGTGGCCCTTCCTGTGGGTAACAGCGCAGGCTTGGTGGCGTACGACTTGGGGAAAGAAACGGGGGCGGAGGGCTTCCAACCGCTTCGTTTCGGGCACGTActcgccgagacggagactGTGGTCAGGTCTGCGATCGGCAGCATCAAGCTCAGGGCGCCGCATGATGCTGACGCTCTTCTGGAACACTACGACGGTATGAAGCACAAGGAACACGCGACCGGGACGTTTGCCGACCCCGGCATGCACAATGACAAGTTGTACGGGATCAACGGCCTcggagacgaagaggagatcATACGCGACACGCGGCCGCCTGCGAAGAGGACCCGGGTTTGGTACGGTCCTATCGGCTCCGGGGACAAGCTGATGCGGAACTCGCGTCAGGGGAATGAGCTGCGGGACAAGTACGGTGTCATCGGCCTCGAAATggaggccgccggcaccaTGAACCGGATTCCTGTGGGCGTCATCCGTGGTGTTTGCGATTATGCGGACGAGCATAAGAACAAAGACTGGCAGCCATATGCGGCGGCTATGGCTGCAGCGTATGCCAAAGCTATCTTGTGTGAGATTCCGCCCGAACGAGGGGCTCGGCTTGGCGAGGGTACTGAACCTG TCCGCAAGGGTTTCCCATGCCACTCTCGCCCCTCCCAAAGTCGCCCCGAAAGTCGGCAGAGCCGTTGGCCAGAGTTTCAAAATGAACGCCCGGCGCTGTCTTCAAGGCTGTTGGAACGGCACGACATCCCCTCTTGTCTTATGAGCAACAGTGACACATGGTCTACCAGCGGCAGAGACACACCCTTTACCCTAGTCGTGTATGGTCTTGCCGGAGCGGGGAAGAGTCAGATATGTCTGAAGGGAATAGCAGATAACGAGCAAAA GTTTCAGAGCATCTTTTATGTGGACGCCAGCAACCGAGTCTCTGCCGACAGTAACTTCTTGGAAATATCTCAAATCTGCGCCATCCAGAACAGTTGGGACGGCATCGAACTCGACCACAGAATACGCCTCACAAGGGCGTGGCTGGGCGCCAGAAAAGAACCGTGGCTACTGATTTTCGACAACGCAGACGCGTCCGAAGTTAAGTTGTCAAGATATATCCCAACCAGCGGTCCCGGTATCATTATCATCACAACTACCGACGAACGGCTAGCAAATTATGGCAATAACTTCTGCAAGGTTGACCCTATGGACAAAAACCACGCCACGAAGTTGTTGATGAGCTACAAGCGACCGGATACGACCTTGACCTCGGAGGAGCATAAAGCTGCCGAGACTCTGGCCGTGAACCTACTCGGTGGCCTGCCCTTGGCTATCGCTCAGGCTGGCTCCTACATCTTCAACAAGCGATGTACCTATACCGAATACTGTAGAGAGTTCGTCGAGTCACCTTCCGTGTCCCTTGACTACGACTACCAATCAATGCAGTGGTCCGGCCATTCAGGAACTGTGTGGACAACCTTCATCATTTCCCTTCGTCGAATCCAGTTGCTTCCTGAGCGAGGCACGAGAGAAGCCGTCGAGCTCCTTCGAACGCTGAGTTTTCTCCACAACGAAGGGATACAGAAGCGTTTCTTCCAGAAAGCCTGGGAGAACATGGTACTTGCGCCTACGTGGGCAAAGCATTTGCCGCTCCTGGACCAAAAGAGCCCCCGCTGGGATACGCCTGACGTCCAGGCGGCATTCGAGATACTGTGCCGATACAGCCTGATAACCTGCCAGTCGCAGCAAAACCAGGAGTATTCTGTTCACAGATTGGTGCATACCATATGCAGAGAGTCCTTGTCCGATTCCGAACAGCAAAAGTACACATCCGCAGCTATTTCCCTCATAGCCCTAGCACTGTTGGATATACAGACGCCTCTGACGTGGATCTACAACCCCTCAGGTTTCGAGCTGGAGAATGCTCTCGTGCCGCATATCAGAGCGTCTGCGATTGAAAGGGTTGGAACAATGCTTCGATCACAGGACGATCAGGCTTTCAAGCTCAAAGCCGCAATGATAATGAGAATGTCAAAAGCATGCTCGGCGACGGGACTATTCTGGGATGCCCGGGTCTTGGCGAGAGGGATTCACGAGACCTTGATGACCAGAGGAAGAACCATACGGGAGTTTCCGGGTTCTTTGCAAGCAGTGGAACAACTGGCTTCATGCGAAGCTCAGCTCGAAAACCATGAAACGGCGCTCAAGTTACGTTTCGAGCTTCACGTAGAGTATACGAGAAGAAAGAAGCAAGGGGACGACTCTTGCGTGGCGATGATGAACCTCGCCGACAGCCTTTGGATGACCGGACGCAAGCAAGAGGCTATGGAGATGGCCAGAGAGGCCATGAAACGTCGCCAAGCCGCTTTAAGCTCAAACGATCCGCGTTTGTTACGTACCCGGCGAAAAGTTGCGGAATACCTACATGGCACGAACAAGCGGCGAGAAGCCCTCGAGTTGCGAGAAAAGATTCTTCGAGAATCCCATACGCGGGAGAATGCATCTGAGGTAGAGCAGCTCGACAACCTAGCTACCAAGAATGCCATGGCAGACAGCTACCACTGGGACGGCCAGCTGCTGAAGGCGTTGGACCTGCGGCGTGAGATCTACGAAGGGAGGCTGAAGACGTTGGGCGCACATCACCCAGATACACTGCTGGCCCATGACAGTCTGCTGGGTACCAGGTGCGCATTTGTCAAAAGGAATGAAGAGAAACGAGAGATTCTCCAAATGAGGAAGCGCTCCGTAAAGGCCTGGAAACACATTCGCGGAGACGGCCATCCGTATACGCTCGAAGCAAGAGTCAACCTAGGCCGCTGTTACAGTAGCCTTAGCCAATGGGACGAGGCTTTGGACGAGCTGACAGCTGTGTTAGATATACGTAAGAAAGCCTTCGAGAAGGAAAAGACGACAGCCACGACCATTCCTTACCTCTCTTCCATGGGTAGCGTTGCAAACGTCCTCACGAAGATGGGCTATTTAACCATGGCTCTGGAAAGGAGAGAAGAGGCCTTCCAAACCGCCCGTCAATGTGAACACTTGTTGGAGATTGGGATTCTGTCCAAGGCAGAAAACAGCTATATTAACTGCTGCAGAAGCCAGGCTACCGGAGACTTTGAGAAGTTAGCAGTCTTGAGGCAGAGGCAAGATTTGCTGGAGAAGCTGCTAGCCGCAGACCGATCGGAAGACGATGTGAGTGCTTTGCGAACAATGTCTTTACTTGCAACAGATCTTCAAGACCTGGGGCATATAGACGACGCCTTCAGCGTACGGATGGTTTTGCTGGAGACACAACGTCACGCCCTGGGTGCAGAGAACCGCGAGACGTTGCGCAACAAGAGGAAGATTGCGCTGCTTATATTTGGCCATGACCCGAAGCTTCGTCAAGGATACGAGGAAGGCTTGAGTAGGATGAAGATGgtcgaagaggccgagagcAGGCTCATGGGTGACGACCACAAGAAAACCCGTCGCACGATGTTTGAGCTTTTGGACATGTACAAACGCGCCAAGAAACATAAGGAAGCTCGCGATTTACGAGCGCGTCTCGAGCGATCGACGCGGGGAAAAGCCGACAGAGAACCCAGGAACTCGCCA GCAAAAGAGAAGCTCCCGGCTAGATCGAACAGGGCGAGAGTCTCTGGGGATGGCGAACGCTCGCACTCATCTCCGGGGGCATCTTCGGGATCGGAAGAATCATCAAGCGATACAAACTTTCCGGAGTCCGGTTCGGAATCATGTTCAGCAGACTCATGTTCGGAGGAACCATGCTCGGAGGAACCAGGCTCGGAGGAATCAGGTTCGGAGCTTGATGTGGGCCGTCCGGTCTCCCCGACTGCTTCTTCGTTGTCGTCAGAAGCTAGCCTGTGGGCATCAGACTACACAGACGAcgatgtggtggtggtcagGAACGATACCGTCGATTGGGTGGATGTGCGGGAGGGAGTAAGTGTGTGA
- a CDS encoding endonuclease/Exonuclease/phosphatase translates to MADGTRYLDHPVGDLYLNSFLSKETAAATDAVLLNTLLGRFATKDSSPNPPSNPNPRANLLGMFSQNHQQGHNSRINGGPGGRGIPMLYNYQQQQQQHHQTHLQHHQAAQAEHAAHNGNGGVMGHHSAFSSGVMGNSSPYSSNGLQNGQGGASRGGQAQQMTEHWAEQLRLYEESKQAHRAMTEQNQPHYYARLKASENRGIAGPSPTSGKNGDDDADDRRRPYSVEKNAKERQNWHNMDLSGQGLRNLAPALFRYQFLHDLFIASNRLQTLPAAIGQLRQLRYLNVSFNQIKDLPAELGMCTYLNQLLLFDNQIHTLPFELGSLHLLDVLGIEGNPIDPEMKQEIMEKGTKSLINLLKEQAPVPLPPSPRKYITVQEDVSPTLERVKVFSWNVLCDKYATPQTYGYTPTGALNWEYRKACIFDELREKDADLLCLQEISTEAFKEEFSPELAQMDYKGVHWPKTRAKTMAEKDAQGVDGCATFYKASKWILLDKQVIEFAAIAINRPDMKNQHDVFNRVMPKDNIAVVVFLESRATGSRIILVNGHLAWESVLADVKLIQTGILMEQITKFAEKYVRWPALKDKKLITFSATGKDGDEPPPPAKEPGPSQEYRNNTDIPLLVCGDFNSTEDSSVYELLSMGRVPPNHQELSSFQYGSFTRDGIEHPFSLRDAYAHIKNTPDEMPFTNYTPGFSDVIDYLWYSTNTLEVVDLLGPPDATYLKRVPAFPNYHFPADHIQIMAEFVIKARKDKKSPHPEPDFGSGSQGQGR, encoded by the exons ATGGCCGATGGTACTCGCTATCTGGACCACCCTGTCGGAGATCTCTACCTCAACTCCTTCCTATCGAAAgaaaccgccgccgccaccgacgccgTACTGTTGAACACGCTCCTGGGCCGATTCGCCACGAAAGACTCCTCTCCAAACCCACCATCTAACCCGAACCCACGGGCCAATCTGCTAGGCATGTTCTCACAGAATCACCAGCAGGGCCACAACTCCCGCATCAATGGGggccccggcggccggggcaTCCCCATGCTGTACAACTaccaacagcaacagcaacaacaccaccagaCTCACCTCCAGCACCACCAGGCTGCCCAAGCCGAACATGCTGCGCACAACGGCAATGGCGGTGTCATGGGCCACCactcggccttctcctctGGCGTCATGGGAAACTCGAGTCCATACAGCTCCAACGGCTTGCAGAACGGCCAGGGAGGGGCGTCGCGGGGAGGCCAAGCACAACAGATGACCGAACACTGGGCCGAGCAGCTGCGGCTCTACGAAGAGTCCAAGCAAGCCCACCGCGCCATGACCGAACAGAACCAACCGCACTACTACGCCAGACTCAAGGCCTCGGAGAACCGTGGCATCGCGGGTCCCTCCCCCACCTCTGGCAagaacggcgacgacgacgcggacgaCAGGAGACGGCCGTACAGCGTGGAGAAGAACGCCAAGGAACGGCAGAACTGGCACAACATGGACCTGAGCGGTCAAGGGCTCCGGAACCTCGCTCCGGCCCTCTTCCGCTACCAGTTCCTCCACGATCTCTTCATTGCCTCCAATAGACTACAGACCCTACCCGCGGCCATTGGGCAATTGCGCCAGCTCCGTTATCTCAACGTGTCGTTCAACCAGATCAAAGACCTCCCCGCCGAACTCGGCATGTGCACGTATCTCAACCAACTGCTCCTCTTCGACAACCAGATCCACACCCTCCCCTTCGAACTGGGTTCCCTACACCTGCTGGACGTCCTCGGTATCGAGGGCAACCCTATCGACCCGGAAATGAAGCAAGAGATCATGGAGAAGGGCACAAAGAGCTTAATTAACCTGTTGAAAGAGCAAGCTCCAG tgccgctgccgccctccCCTCGAAAGTACATTACCGTTCAAGAAGATGTGTCGCCTACGTTGGAAAGGGTCAAGGTCTTCTCCTGGAACGTTCTGTGTGACAAGTACGCGACGCCGCAAACGTATGGATACACGCCGACGGGTGCTTTGAACTGGGAATACCGAAAAGCCTGCATATTTGACGAGCTACGCGAGAAGGATGCCGACCTGCTGTGCCTGCAGGAGATCTCGACCGAGGCATTCAAGGAGGAATTCAGTCCGGAGCTGGCGCAGATGGATTACAAGGGAGTGCACTGGCCCAAGACCCGCGCCAAGACGATGGCCGAGAAGGATGCGCAGGGAGTCGACGGTTGTGCGACATTCTACAAGGCCAGCAAGTGGATCCTGCTCGACAAGCAGGTCATTGAGTTCGCCGCCATTGCCATCAACCGCCCGGACATGAAGAACCAGCACGACGTCTTCAACCGTGTCATGCCAAAGGACAACatcgctgtcgtcgtcttcctcgagaGCCGAGCCACAGGCTCgcgcatcatcctcgtcaacggACATCTGGCATGGGAGTCCGTCTTGGCAGACGTCAAGCTTATCCAGACGGGTATCCTAATGGAGCAGATTACGAAGTTCGCCGAGAAGTACGTCCGCTGGCCGGCgctcaaggacaagaagctcATTACCTTCTCTGCTACCGGCAAAGACGGGGATgagccgccgccaccagcAAAAGAGCCGGGTCCCAGTCAGGAATACCGAAACAACACCGATATCCCCCTGTTGGTGTGTGGAGATTTCAACTCGACGGAGGACAGCTCGGTCTACGAGCTGTTGTCCATGGGCCGCGTCCCGCCAAACCACCAGGAGCTGTCCAGCTTCCAGTACGGCAGTTTCACGCGAGACGGCATCGAACACCCCTTCAGCCTGCGGGACGCCTACGCGCACATCAAAAACACGCCCGACGAGATGCCCTTCACCAACTACACGCCCGGCTTCTCGGATGTCATCGACTACCTGTGGTACTCGACCAACACGCTTGAAGTGGTGGATCTGCTGGGCCCGCCAGACGCTACATATCTCAAGCGGGTGCCAGCGTTCCCCAATTACCACTTCCCGGCCGACCACATCCAGATCATGGCCGAGTTCGTCATCAAGGCCAGGAAGGACAAGAAGTCGCCCCACCCGGAGCCGGATTTTGGATCAGGTagccaagggcaaggccgTTGA